Proteins encoded in a region of the Perca fluviatilis chromosome 6, GENO_Pfluv_1.0, whole genome shotgun sequence genome:
- the fancg gene encoding Fanconi anemia group G protein isoform X2 has product MSDQMCQPLSLLYRWIQENNELVDKCKQGGGDALSPDQNKTHLRWCSSEFHKLLKKIQGIPPLADYLQLELTVVYNACLCSTAQSQFSEAELLLTQATERVLQMTGDAPVASDPPVFWRTVLKSVGDTALNPCVLYLLCLQWAIWLSTCQLKTIQECQDELFSVFETLSTGVWDEGRSELRGKSSDIPLLVMDPRRLFELLQICTIIAQGAESLSEGRSSEALSGLQTASSLPAPRTLIAYTHLLSGSCLAHMSRPQMALQCYRKALETDSRCVCALYQSMLIYRQLGNTQAEIQALCLLHSTLMLPFATEPALAGTRLLSPSLLLRSQSLSSLLSVPSALSVLHNLALKCVHHERVSDGVEYYLDLLAVLHSEDQHGVHAEGPPLPSLPELYLQAGAALLMARRPADCMALCDEVITTTLELLPEKVVLEEPEEKCEAETRPLCAEGDDRVAMLLWAGAAYLLQGHCHTHLKDWKQAVTHYTRCFNLLVKVRFKKGSFQPQIPSTDMIGKQGTDLCILQRLKGLSLAGRGISFTQTDQLREALRDLQLSMQAFPECTSAGLWCGEVLWRLGRRWEAAACWEKTWSFTPQFSVESLSVYLQEPQSGPLLDSSELRRRIQELGPPLSA; this is encoded by the exons ATGTCTGATCAAATGTGTCAACCGCTTTCTTTATTATATAGATGGATCCAGGAAAACAACGAGCTGGTAGACAAATGCAAG CAAGGAGGAGGAGATGCCTTGAGCCCGGACCAGAACAAGACCCATCTGAGATGGTGTTCCTCTGAGTTTCACAAACTTTTAAAGAAAATCCAAG GTATCCCTCCTCTTGCAGATTATTTACAGTTGGAGCTGACAGTGGTGTACAATGCGTGTTTGTGCTCCACTGCTCAGTCTCAATTTTCAGAAGCTGAGCTGCTCCTCACACAAGCCACAGAGAGAG TTCTACAGATGACAGGAGATGCCCCCGTTGCTTCAGACCCTCCTGTGTTTTGGAGAACAGTTCTCAAATCAGTGGGAGACACAGCTTTGAATCCCTGTGTACTGTACCTTCTCTGTCTGCAGTGGGCAATATGGCTGTCCACCTGCCAGCTGAAAACTATACAGGAATGTCAG GATGAGCTGTTCTCTGTGTTTGAGACACTCTCTACCGGAGTTTGGGATGAAGGGAGGAGCGAGCTAAGGGGAAAGTCCTCTGACATTCCACTACTGGTGATGGACCCAAGAAGGCTTTTTGAATTATTGCAGATCTGCACTATTATTGCCCAAG gtgcagaaagtttgagtgaggGCCGGAGTTCAGAAGCGCTGTCTGGTCTGCAGACAGCTTCCTCCCTGCCTGCTCCCAGAACTCTAATAGCATACACGCACCTCCTCTCAGGCTCTTGCCTTGCCCATATG AGCCGCCCTCAGATGGCATTGCAGTGTTACAGGAAGGCACTGGAAACAGACTCccgatgtgtgtgtgctctgtacCAGAGCATGCTCATTTACAGACAGCTGGGCAACACACAGGCTGAGATCCAAGCTCTTTGTTTGCTGCATTCA ACTTTGATGTTGCCCTTTGCCACAGAGCCTGCTCTGGCTGGTACTCGCCTCCTCTCCCCGTCCTTACTGCTGCGCAGCCAATCCCTGAGCAGCCTGCTCTCAGTTCCCTCTGCCCTCTCTGTTCTTCACAATCTGGCCCTGAAGTGTGTGCACCATGAGAG GGTGTCAGATGGTGTGGAATATTATTTGGACCTGCTGGCTGTTCTTCACTCAGAAGATCAACATGGA GTGCATGCTGAGGGCCCTCCCCTCCCTAGCTTGCCCGAGCTTTACCTGCAGGCTGGCGCTGCCTTGCTCATGGCCCGACGGCCCGCTGATTGCATGGCGCTGTGcgatgaagtcatcactacgaCACTGGAGCTGCTGCCAGAGAAGGTGGTGTTGGAAGAGCCAGAGGAGAAGTGTGAGGCTGAGACCAGGCCTCTGTGTGCAGAGGGTGACGATAGGGTGGCGATGCTGCTCTGGGCGGGGGCTGCCTACCTCCTCCAGGGTCACTGCCACACTCACCTGAAGGACTGGAAACAAGCAGTGACTCACTACACAAG GTGTTTCAACCTGCTGGTAAAGGTGCGCTTTAAAAAGGGAA GTTTCCAACCACAGATTCCCAGTACAGATATGATTGGCAAGCAGGGAACAGATCTGTGTATCCTCCAGAGGCTGAAGGGGCTTTCACTCGCTGGTAGGGGCATCAGCTTCACCCAGACTGATCAACTGAGAGAGGCACTGAGAGACTTGCAGCTCAGCATGCAGGCATTCCCAG AGTGCACGAGTGCAGGGCTGTGGTGTGGTGAGGTGCTGTGGAGACTTGGCAGGAGGTGGGAGGCAGCAGCTTGTTGGGAAAAGACCTGGAGCTTCACCCCGCAATTCTCAGTGGA GAGTCTATCTGTGTACCTACAGGAACCCCAGTCCGGCCCTCTGTTGGACTCCTCGGAGCTGCGCCGCAGAATACAGGAACTTGGTCCTCCATTGTCAGCCtag
- the fancg gene encoding Fanconi anemia group G protein isoform X1 produces the protein MSDQMCQPLSLLYRWIQENNELVDKCKQQGGGDALSPDQNKTHLRWCSSEFHKLLKKIQGIPPLADYLQLELTVVYNACLCSTAQSQFSEAELLLTQATERVLQMTGDAPVASDPPVFWRTVLKSVGDTALNPCVLYLLCLQWAIWLSTCQLKTIQECQDELFSVFETLSTGVWDEGRSELRGKSSDIPLLVMDPRRLFELLQICTIIAQGAESLSEGRSSEALSGLQTASSLPAPRTLIAYTHLLSGSCLAHMSRPQMALQCYRKALETDSRCVCALYQSMLIYRQLGNTQAEIQALCLLHSTLMLPFATEPALAGTRLLSPSLLLRSQSLSSLLSVPSALSVLHNLALKCVHHERVSDGVEYYLDLLAVLHSEDQHGVHAEGPPLPSLPELYLQAGAALLMARRPADCMALCDEVITTTLELLPEKVVLEEPEEKCEAETRPLCAEGDDRVAMLLWAGAAYLLQGHCHTHLKDWKQAVTHYTRCFNLLVKVRFKKGSFQPQIPSTDMIGKQGTDLCILQRLKGLSLAGRGISFTQTDQLREALRDLQLSMQAFPECTSAGLWCGEVLWRLGRRWEAAACWEKTWSFTPQFSVESLSVYLQEPQSGPLLDSSELRRRIQELGPPLSA, from the exons ATGTCTGATCAAATGTGTCAACCGCTTTCTTTATTATATAGATGGATCCAGGAAAACAACGAGCTGGTAGACAAATGCAAG CAGCAAGGAGGAGGAGATGCCTTGAGCCCGGACCAGAACAAGACCCATCTGAGATGGTGTTCCTCTGAGTTTCACAAACTTTTAAAGAAAATCCAAG GTATCCCTCCTCTTGCAGATTATTTACAGTTGGAGCTGACAGTGGTGTACAATGCGTGTTTGTGCTCCACTGCTCAGTCTCAATTTTCAGAAGCTGAGCTGCTCCTCACACAAGCCACAGAGAGAG TTCTACAGATGACAGGAGATGCCCCCGTTGCTTCAGACCCTCCTGTGTTTTGGAGAACAGTTCTCAAATCAGTGGGAGACACAGCTTTGAATCCCTGTGTACTGTACCTTCTCTGTCTGCAGTGGGCAATATGGCTGTCCACCTGCCAGCTGAAAACTATACAGGAATGTCAG GATGAGCTGTTCTCTGTGTTTGAGACACTCTCTACCGGAGTTTGGGATGAAGGGAGGAGCGAGCTAAGGGGAAAGTCCTCTGACATTCCACTACTGGTGATGGACCCAAGAAGGCTTTTTGAATTATTGCAGATCTGCACTATTATTGCCCAAG gtgcagaaagtttgagtgaggGCCGGAGTTCAGAAGCGCTGTCTGGTCTGCAGACAGCTTCCTCCCTGCCTGCTCCCAGAACTCTAATAGCATACACGCACCTCCTCTCAGGCTCTTGCCTTGCCCATATG AGCCGCCCTCAGATGGCATTGCAGTGTTACAGGAAGGCACTGGAAACAGACTCccgatgtgtgtgtgctctgtacCAGAGCATGCTCATTTACAGACAGCTGGGCAACACACAGGCTGAGATCCAAGCTCTTTGTTTGCTGCATTCA ACTTTGATGTTGCCCTTTGCCACAGAGCCTGCTCTGGCTGGTACTCGCCTCCTCTCCCCGTCCTTACTGCTGCGCAGCCAATCCCTGAGCAGCCTGCTCTCAGTTCCCTCTGCCCTCTCTGTTCTTCACAATCTGGCCCTGAAGTGTGTGCACCATGAGAG GGTGTCAGATGGTGTGGAATATTATTTGGACCTGCTGGCTGTTCTTCACTCAGAAGATCAACATGGA GTGCATGCTGAGGGCCCTCCCCTCCCTAGCTTGCCCGAGCTTTACCTGCAGGCTGGCGCTGCCTTGCTCATGGCCCGACGGCCCGCTGATTGCATGGCGCTGTGcgatgaagtcatcactacgaCACTGGAGCTGCTGCCAGAGAAGGTGGTGTTGGAAGAGCCAGAGGAGAAGTGTGAGGCTGAGACCAGGCCTCTGTGTGCAGAGGGTGACGATAGGGTGGCGATGCTGCTCTGGGCGGGGGCTGCCTACCTCCTCCAGGGTCACTGCCACACTCACCTGAAGGACTGGAAACAAGCAGTGACTCACTACACAAG GTGTTTCAACCTGCTGGTAAAGGTGCGCTTTAAAAAGGGAA GTTTCCAACCACAGATTCCCAGTACAGATATGATTGGCAAGCAGGGAACAGATCTGTGTATCCTCCAGAGGCTGAAGGGGCTTTCACTCGCTGGTAGGGGCATCAGCTTCACCCAGACTGATCAACTGAGAGAGGCACTGAGAGACTTGCAGCTCAGCATGCAGGCATTCCCAG AGTGCACGAGTGCAGGGCTGTGGTGTGGTGAGGTGCTGTGGAGACTTGGCAGGAGGTGGGAGGCAGCAGCTTGTTGGGAAAAGACCTGGAGCTTCACCCCGCAATTCTCAGTGGA GAGTCTATCTGTGTACCTACAGGAACCCCAGTCCGGCCCTCTGTTGGACTCCTCGGAGCTGCGCCGCAGAATACAGGAACTTGGTCCTCCATTGTCAGCCtag
- the LOC120560506 gene encoding neurofilament medium polypeptide-like has translation MSYTVEHHLFGPTSYRKARPASVSSSGFHSQRRRLTYSQPSSVDSLETFNGDMTRRNEKEILQTLNDRFAGYIDKVRNLEMHNRNLEAEAAALRQSQAGRTSVGEHYERELGDLKGLLQQLTGEKARAALEHDHLEEDIQHLRARLEDEARNRDELEAAARAMKKYAEECRLARMELDKKLRSLEEEAVFLKKNHEEEVAELLDQIHGAQVSFDMRDALKADVTGALREIRAQLDGHASKSSTHAEEWFKVRMEHLSEAAKSNQDAIRGSQDEIADYRRQLQSRTIELETLRGTKDSLERQRMESEDRHHDELNSLQEAINQLDNELKSTKWEMASQLKEYQELLNVKMALDIEIAAYRKLLEGEENRFVSGGGPYSYLESRISSHLKVKGEEISDTVIVEEQTDETQVTEVTEEADEEEEEGEKEDDEETKEEEGEGEEGEDKEEEGEGEEEKEEEAKGEEEKDEEEKDEEKGEEEEAGEEEEKSKSPEKAASPEPKSPAVKSPESKSPQKSPESKSPPAKSPMPKSPAKSPAGDDSKSLVSPKSPESKSPRPKTPEPQSPEKEKAKPATAKDTPKEEKKEEKPVKEEKKEKEQPVKEEKKQEPKETEPEKADKPDSKKESKADEATKTDGASKPAAPSKPAEDKPAPKSEPKESAPPAKEEKPSTPKSEKAEPEAKPAPKAEPEKTEEKKPEEKKPEEKKPEEKKPEEKKPEEKSAPKAEPQKTESKKDEKKPEAEKETSKEESKEVKDGGKAEKSSGTESKESKEEKAKK, from the exons ATGAGTTACACGGTAGAGCACCATCTCTTCGGCCCGACCTCGTACCGCAAGGCTCGGCCTGCCTCCGTGTCCTCCAGCGGCTTTCACTCCCAGCGCCGCCGCCTCACCTACAGCCAGCCATCCTCCGTGGACAGCTTGGAGACCTTCAACGGCGACATGACACGGAGGAACGAGAAGGAGATTCTGCAGACCCTGAACGACCGGTTCGCCGGCTACATCGACAAGGTGCGCAACCTTGAGATGCACAACCGCAACTTGGAGGCGGAAGCGGCAGCTCTGCGGCAGAGCCAGGCCGGGCGCACCTCGGTTGGGGAGCACTACGAACGAGAGCTGGGCGACCTGAAGGGTCTCCTGCAGCAGCTGACCGGGGAGAAGGCCCGCGCAGCTCTGGAGCACGATCACCTGGAGGAGGACATCCAGCACCTACGGGCCAGACTGGAGGATGAGGCGCGGAACCGGGATGAGTTGGAGGCTGCCGCCCGCGCCATGAAAAAGTATGCTGAGGAGTGCCGGCTGGCGCGTATGGAGCTGGACAAGAAGCTCCGCTCCCTGGAGGAAGAGGCCGTTTTCCTGAAGAAGAACCACGAGGAAGAAGTGGCTGAACTCCTCGATCAGATTCATGGCGCGCAGGTAAGCTTCGACATGCGGGACGCGCTCAAGGCGGACGTCACCGGCGCCCTGCGAGAGATCCGTGCGCAGCTGGACGGTCACGCATCCAAGAGCTCAACGCACGCGGAGGAATGGTTCAAAG TGCGTATGGAGCATCTGTCTGAAGCTGCTAAGTCCAACCAGGATGCAATTCGTGGAAGCCAGGACGAGATCGCAGACTACCGCCGTCAGCTCCAGAGCCGCACCATCGAGCTGGAGACTCTTCGGGGAACCAAGGACTCACTTGAGAGGCAGCGTATGGAGAGTGAAGACAGACACCACGATGAACTCAACTCACTACAG GAGGCCATCAATCAGCTGGACAATGAGCTGAAATCCACCAAATGGGAGATGGCCAGCCAGCTGAAAGAATATCAGGAGCTGCTGAATGTGAAGATGGCTTTAGATATTGAGATTGCTGCTTATAG GAAGTTACTGGAAGGAGAGGAGAATCGCTTTGTGTCAGGAGGAGGCCCGTACTCTTACCTGGAGAGCAGAATCTCTTCCCACTTGAAAGTGAAAGGAGAGGAGATCTCAGATACCGTCATCGTGGAGGAACAGACCGATGAGACCCAGGTGACTGAGGTGACAGAGGAGgcagatgaggaggaagaggagggagagaaagaagacgATGAGGAAACcaaagaagaggagggagaaggtGAGGAAGGAGAAGataaggaggaggaaggagagggcgaagaagaaaaggaggaggaagcaaagggagaggaggagaaggatgaggaggagaaggatgaggagaagggagaggaagaggaggcaggtgaagaagaagagaagtcCAAATCTCCAGAAAAGGCTGCATCCCCTGAGCCTAAATCTCCTGCGGTCAAATCCCCAGAATCTAAATCCCCACAAAAATCCCCAGAATCTAAATCACCACCAGCCAAATCCCCGATGCCCAAATCACCCGCTAAGTCGCCTGCAGGAGATGATTCAAAGTCACTTGTTTCACCCAAATCTCCTGAATCTAAATCTCCTCGTCCCAAGACCCCTGAACCACAGTCTCCAGAAAAAGAGAAGGCCAAGCCTGCCACCGCCAAAGACACCCcgaaagaggagaaaaaagaggAGAAGCCTGTCaaggaggaaaagaaggagaaagaacAACCCGTGAAGGAAGAGAAGAAGCAAGAGCCCAAGGAGACAGAGCCAGAGAAGGCAGACAAACCTGATTCGAAGAAAGAAAGCAAGGCAGATGAAGCTACAAAGACAGATGGCGCTTCGAAACCTGCTGCTCCCAGCAAACCCGCAGAGGATAAACCTGCCCCCAAGTCTGAGCCTAAAGAGAGTGCTCCCCCCGCCAAGGAGGAGAAACCCTCGACTCCTAAATCAGAGAAGGCCGAGCCCGAGGCAAAGCCTGCCCCTAAAGCAGAGCCCGAGAAAACAGAGGAGAAGAAGCCAGAGGAGAAGAAGCCAGAGGAGAAGAAGCCAGAGGAGAAGAAGCCAGAGGAGAAGAAGCCAGAGGAGAAGTCCGCACCTAAAGCCGAACCCCAGAAAACAGAGAGCAAGAAAGACGAGAAGAAGCCAGAGGCGGAAAAGGAGACTAGTAAAGAAGAGAGTAAAGAGgtgaaggatggagggaaggcGGAGAAATCTTCGGGCACCGAGTCAAAGGAGAGCAAGGAGGAGAAGGCCAAGAAGTAA
- the tfip11 gene encoding tuftelin-interacting protein 11: protein MSMSHLYGRREEEEEGVEIESFEVTDWDLANEFNPDRRRYRQTKDQATYGIWADRDSDEDERPSFGGKKSKDYSAPVNFVSAGLRKSAAEEKQQQQKVEGDSDDSEEDGPSAPPPPRGAAPKKLQMGNFRGNQSQRFAGGIQSGKGIGTWEKHTKGIGQKLLQKMGYQPGKGLGKNAQGIINPIEAKVRKGKGAVGAYGNERTQQSLQDFPVVDSEEEEEKEFQKELGQWRKDPAGSIGKKKPKYSYRTVDELKAKGKLAGRSTAASAGELAQVKVIDMTGREQKVYYSYSQMSNKHSVPDEGPPSLLAQDQKGSGFALPELEHNLQLLIDLTEQDILQSARRLQHEKDVVVSLSHESLALQSRLDAEQESIRRMEAVLALVGRFPSGEMAPGEGPTLQECARIFETLQTDYYEEYKTMGLADLAVAVVQPLLKEKVRSWDPLKDSSYCLEDIGQWRAILESRDLHNSAPDSNMDPYHRLLWEVWIPVMRPCVSGWQPRIVGPMVDCVEVWAPLLPVWILDHLMEQLILPRLQREVDNWNPLTDTVPIHSWIHPWLPLLQSRLEPLYPPIRSKLSNALQRWHPSDASARLILQPWKDVFTPGAWEAFMVKNIIPKLALCLEELVINPHQQQMEPFHWVMDWEGMLSPSSLVSLLDKNFFTKWLQVLCSWLSNSPNYEEITKWYLGWKSMFSDALLSQTLIKEKFNEALDIMNRAVSSGMGGYMQPGARENIAYLTQTERRKDFQYEAMQERRDAESVAHRGISAGVPTNFKDLIQTKAEENNIVFMPLVAKRHEGKQLYTFGRIVIYIDRGVVFVQGEKTWVPTSLQSLIDMAK, encoded by the exons ATGTCCATGTCCCATCTGTatgggaggagagaagaggaggaggaaggtgtGGAGATAGAGAGCTTTGAGGTGACAGACTGGGATCTGGCCAATGAGTTCAACCCAGACCGCCGCAGATACAGGCAGACCAAAGACCAGGCTACCTATGGGATCTGGGCTGACAGGGACTCAGACGAGGATGAGAGGCCTAGCTTTGGGGGCAAGAA ATCCAAAGACTACAGTGCCCCAGTGAACTTTGTAAGTGCTGGTCTGCGTAAGTCTGCAGCTGAGGagaaacagcaacaacaaaaagtagAAGGAGACTCTGATGACTCAGAGGAAGATGGTCCTTCAGCACCTCCCCCTCCTCGTGGCGCTGCACCCAAAAAACTCCAGATG GGTAATTTCCGGGGGAACCAGTCTCAGAGGTTTGCAGGTGGCATACAGTCTGGTAAAGGCATTGGTACCTGGGAGAAGCACACAAAGGGAATTGGACAGAAACTTCTGCAGAAAATGGGCTACCAACCAGGCAAAGGCCTGGGCAAGAATGCTCAAG GTATTATAAACCCCATTGAGGCAAAGGTTCGTAAAGGCAAGGGAGCCGTGGGTGCTTATGGCAATGAGCGAACCCAGCAGAGTCTCCAGGATTTTCCCGTGGTCGactcagaggaagaggaggagaag gaGTTTCAGAAGGAGCTAGGCCAGTGGCGTAAGGATCCTGCAGGCTCTATAGGAAAGAAGAAACCCAAGTACTCTTACAGAACTGTGGACGAGCTGAAAGCTAAAGGCAAGCTGGCAGGGCGCAGTACAGCGGCATCCGCTGGAGAGTTGGCACAGGTCAAG GTTATAGATATGACTGGAAGAGAACAAAAGGTATATTACAGTTACAGTCAGATGTCCAACAAGCACAGTGTTCCAGATGAAGGTCCTCCAAGCTTGTTGGCTCAGGATCAGAAGGGATCTGGCTTTGCTCTCCCTGAACTCGAACATAACCTGCAGCTTCTGATAGACCTCACAGAACAGGACATATTACAG TCCGCCAGACGTCTGCAGCATGAAAAAGATGTGGTTGTGTCTCTGAGCCATGAGTCACTAgcactgcagagcagactggATGCAGAGCAAGAGTCCATCCGGAGAATGGAGGCCGTTTTGGCATTGGTGGGGCGTTTTCCTTCTGGGGAGATGGCACCTGGGGAGGGACCCACTCTGCAG GAGTGTGCCCGGATCTTTGAGACTTTACAAACAGACTATTATGAAGAATACAAGACAATGGGATTGGCAGACCTGGCTGTAGCTGTCGTTCAGCCATTACTTAAAGAGAAAGTTCGTTCCTGGGACCCTCTGAAG GACAGCTCTTATTGTCTTGAAGACATTGGTCAGTGGAGAGCAATCCTTGAATCTAGAGACCTCCATAACAGTGCCCCAGATTCAAACATGGACCCTTAccacag ACTGTTGTGGGAAGTTTGGATCCCAGTGATGCGGCCCTGTGTGTCAGGCTGGCAGCCTCGTATTGTAGGGCCAATGGTGGACTGCGTGGAAGTGTGGGCTCCTCTTCTCCCCGTGTGGATCCTGGATCACCTGATGGAGCAGCTGATCTTACCCCGGCTACAGCGAGAG GTGGATAACTGGAACCCTTTAACTGACACAGTGCCCATCCACTCCTGGATCCATCCTTGGCTTCCTCTGCTCCAATCACGTCTAGAGCCTCTTTACCCACCAATCAGGAGCAAACTATCCAATGCCTTGCAGCGATGGCATCCCAGCGACGCTTCAGCCCGCCTCATCCTGCAGCCTTGGAAAGATGTGTTCACACCAGGTGCATGGGAGGCCTTCATGGTGAAAAATATCATCCCTAAACTAG CTCTGTGTCTGGAAGAGCTAGTTATCAACCCTCATCAGCAGCAGATGGAGCCATTTCACTGGGTGATGGACTGGGAGGGCATGTTGTCCCCTTCCAGCCTTGTGTCGCTCCTGGACAAAAACTTCTTTACAAAGTGGTTGCAG GTCCTGTGTTCATGGTTGAGCAACAGTCCTAACTATGAGGAAATCACTAAATGGTACCTGGGTTGGAAAAGCATGTTTAGTGACGCCTTGTTGTCACAGACGCTCATCAAAGAGAAATTCAACGAAGCTTTGGACATCATGAACCGCGCAGTGTCTTCAGGCATGG GTGGATATATGCAACCTGGTGCAAGGGAGAATATTGCCTATctaacacagacagagagacgaaAGGACTTCCAGTATGAAGCGATGCAGGAGCGCAGAGATGCTGAGAGCGTGGCTCACAGAGGCATCAGTGCTGGTGTGCCGACTAACTTCAAAGATCTTATCCAGACTAAGGCAGAGGAGAACAACATTGTCTTTATGCCCTTAGTGGCCAAACGGCACGAGGGCAAACAGCTGTACACCTTTGGGCGTATTGTCATTTACATAGACAGAGGGGTTGTGTTTGTGCAAGGAGAGAAGACCTGGGTGCCCACGTCTTTGCAGAGTCTGATAGATATGGCCAAGTGA
- the thoc5 gene encoding THO complex subunit 5 homolog, with protein MSSDALKKRKSKVLRSEGGTPEMKRGRGEGDHQDMRVYSEEVELDSRDPEQDFLQYKESCESLATLMSEIQELKANGAKEGCAEVEQRRMQSCIHFMNLKKLNRLAHMRLKRGRDQTHEAKQRVDVLHLQLQNLLYEVMHLQKEISKCLEFKSKHEEIDLVSEEAFYQEAPQEISRPHITKNDPHQLTLARLDWELEQRKRLAEEYKESLATKEKIHKSIEVKKEHLTSLQPGLNAIMQASLPVQEYLSMPFEQAQIQTEVARHLPPPLYVLFVQANAYGQACDKNLSVSISGDVDEAKALSKPPEDSQDDESDSDAEEEQEKTKRRRPTTGGQLDEKRREMLKKHPLSLCLDLKCKDGSILHLFFYYLMNLNIITVKTKVSTSTDLNSAISAGDLLKSDTLLSCLYASDQGRETPNPANRYQFDKVGIVSFADYLEELGHPYMWVQSLGGLHFPRDPSESVQVGSSLSASHMETTMKLLRGRLQSRLALHKQFASLEHSIIPVSSECQHLFPAKILSRLTRWTTTTQQEYMDLPFTRHVTDAGMAKETDMYFMAVVERGTAHLQAAVVLNPRYPEIPPLFSLSLSWKGERSGRTDDNLRAMESEVNVFKKELQGPRPGHQLLTNQISRLCVCLDVYLETEGQDDSVEGPREFPREKMCLRTVRGPNRLKPFKYNHPQGFFSHR; from the exons atgtcgTCGGACGCCCTGAAGAAGCGAAAGTCTAAGGTTCTCCGCAGTGAAGGAGGAACCCCAGAGATGAAGCGAGGTCGCGGGGAAGGGGACCACCAG GATATGCGAGTGTATAGTGAGGAAGTGGAGCTGGACAGCAGGGACCCTGAGCAGGACTTCCTGCAGTACAAAGAGTCATGCGAGAGTTTGGCCACACTCATGAGTGAGATCCAGGAGCTGAAAGCGAATGGAGCCAAGGAGGGG TGTGCTGAGGTCGAGCAGAGACGTATGCAGAGCTGCATCCACTTCATGAATCTGAAAAAACTCAATCGTCTGGCTCACATGCGACTAAAGAGAGGCAGAGACCAGACACACGAG GCAAAGCAGAGGGTGGATGTGCTGCACCTTCAGTTACAGAACCTGCTGTATGAAGTTATGCATCTTCAGAAGGAGATCAGCAAGTGTCTGGAGTTCAA GTCTAAGCATGAGGAGATAGACTTGGTGTCTGAGGAAGCATTTTACCAGGAGGCGCCACAGGAAATTTCCAGGCCTCACATCACAAAAAATGATCCCCACCAGCTCACACTGGCACGACTGGACTGGGAGCTTGAACAGAGGAAGAG GTTGGCAGAAGAATACAAGGAGTCCCTGGCCACAAAAGAGAAGATCCATAAGAGCATCGAGGTGAAGAAGGAACATCTGACAAGCTTGCAGCCAGGACTCAATGCCATCATGCAG GCCTCTCTCCCGGTGCAGGAGTATCTGTCCATGCCTTTTGAGCAGGCTCAGATACAGACAGAGGTTGCCCGCCACCTGCCTCCACCTCTCTATGTCCTGTTTGTTCAAGCCAATGCCTATGGCCAGGCCTGTG ACAAAAACCTGAGTGTCTCAATAAGTGGTGATGTGGATGAGGCCAAGGCCCTGTCCAAACCTCCAGAAGATTCCCAGG ATGATGAGAGTGACTCAGATGCAGAGGAGGAGCAAGAGAAAACG AAGAGAAGAAGGCCAACTACAGGTGGCCAGCTGGATGAAAAAAGACGGGAGATGCTGAAAAAgcaccctctgtctctctgcttaGACCTCAAGTGTAAAG ATGGCAGCATCCTCCATCTCTTCTtctactacctgatgaatctcAACATTATAACCGTCAAGACCAAGGTCTCCACCTCCACAGACCTCAACTCAGCCATCAgcgcagg GGACCTGCTGAAATCAGACACTCTACTCAGCTGTCTCTACGCCAGCGACCAGGGACGAGAAACGCCCAATCCAGCTAATCGCTACCAGTTTGATAAAGTCGG GATTGTTTCCTTTGCTGACTATTTGGAGGAGCTGGGCCATCCCTACATGTGGGTTCAGAGTCTAGGAGGACTACATTTTCCCAGAGATCCTTCAGAG AGTGTGCAGGTGGGCAGTTCTTTGAGTGCCAGCCACATGGAGACCACCATGAAGCTGCTGAGGGGAAGACTCCAGTCTCGCTTGGCTTTGCACAAACAGTTTGCCTCTTTAG AGCACAGCATCATCCCAGTCTCCAGTGAGTGTCAGCACCTCTTTCCTGCCAAGATCCTCTCCCGTTTAACTCGCTGGACCACTACCACTCAGCAGGAGTACATG GATCTGCCATTTACTCGACATGTGACTGATGCCGGGATGGCAAAGGAGACTGATATGTACTTCATGGCTGTGGTGGAAAGGGGCACAG CTCATCTCCAGGCCGCTGTTGTGCTGAATCCCCGTTACCCAGAaatccctcctctcttctcacTCTCGCTCAGCTGGAAGGGAGAGCGCAGTGGACGCACTGATGACAACCTCAGA gccATGGAGAGTGAGGTCAATGTGTTCAAAAAGGAACTACAGGGGCCACGTCCAGGACACCAGCTCCTGACCAATCAAATTTCAcgcctgtgtgtctgcctggatGTGTATTTGGAGACAGAAGGACAAGATGACAGCGTGGAGGGACCACGAGAGTTTCCCAGAGAAAAGATGTGCCTGCGCACTGTCAG GGGTCCAAATCGTCTGAAGCCATTCAAGTACAACCACCCTCAGGGCTTCTTCAGTCACCGCTAG